In Raphanus sativus cultivar WK10039 chromosome 5, ASM80110v3, whole genome shotgun sequence, the following proteins share a genomic window:
- the LOC130494606 gene encoding 4-substituted benzoates-glutamate ligase GH3.12, protein MSVGCDLSFLEELTSNAKQIQDDVLDKILKANANTEYLHRFLEGSSDKELFKKNVPVVSYEDLKPYIDRVANGEPSDIISSEPITTFNRSSGTSSGNQKIYPANHIYFENLQIGYSLCSVLMSK, encoded by the exons ATGAGTGTAGGCTGTGATCTCTCTTTTCTGGAAGAGCTAACTTCAAATGCCAAGCAAATACAAGATGATGTATTGGACAAGATACTCAAAGCTAACGCAAACACAGAGTATCTCCACCGTTTTCTCGAAGGGAGCTCTGACAAAGAGCTATTCAAGAAGAACGTACCAGTGGTGAGCTATGAAGATCTTAAGCCTTACATCGATCGTGTGGCAAACGGAGAACCCTCGGACATTATTTCGAGCGAACCCATTACTACGTTTAACCGAAG CTCTGGAACTTCAAGCGGGAATCAAAAGATATATCCTGCGAACCACATCTACTTTGAAAATCTGCAAATCGGCTATTCACTATGCTCTGTCCTTATGTCcaagtaa
- the LOC108860373 gene encoding transcription factor bHLH167-like, with the protein MSLREQRNLREKERRTRMKHLFAILSSHVSPTHRLPVPQLIDQATSYMIQLKEKVNYLREKKMTLLGDEVSNHYEGSLSFLPKLSIYSRDSTIEMNLIMDLNKKRVMLHELVSVFEEEGAQVVNANLQNLNDRMIIYIIVGQAIICRIGIDPSRIEERLRDIIF; encoded by the exons ATGTCGCTGAGGGAACAACGAAACCTCAGAGAGAAAGAGCGACGAACGCGCATGAAACATCTCTTCGCTATACTCTCTTCTCATGTTTCTCCCACTCATAGG TTACCGGTGCCTCAACTTATAGATCAAGCAACATCATACATGATCCAATTGAAAGAAAAGGTAAATTATCTGAGGGAGAAGAAAATGACTTTGCTAGGAGATGAAGTGAGTAATCACTATGAAGGGTCGTTGTCTTTTCTGCCGAAACTCAGTATTTATTCGAGGGACTCGACCATAGAAATGAATCTGATTATGGATCTGAACAAGAAAAGAGTAATGTTACACGAGCTTGTGAGTGtttttgaagaagaaggagCTCAAGTAGTGAATGCTAATCTTCAGAACTTGAATGATAGGATGATCATTTATATAATCGTAGGTCAG GCTATAATATGTCGGATCGGCATTGATCCATCAAGGATAGAAGAGAGATTAAGGGATATCATATTTTGA
- the LOC108858411 gene encoding LOW QUALITY PROTEIN: transcription factor bHLH168-like (The sequence of the model RefSeq protein was modified relative to this genomic sequence to represent the inferred CDS: deleted 1 base in 1 codon): MERKREIGEGSSLSLREKRNLREKERRTRMKDLFCLLSSHVSPTRRLPVPQLIDEATSYMIKMKENVKYLKEKKKTLLGREVWKRSEGSSSLLPKLSIHSRDSIIEMNLIIDVNMKRLMLHELMRVFEEEGAQIMTASLQNLNDRTAYTIIAQAVICRIGIDPSRIENRVRDIIF; encoded by the exons ATGGAGAGGAAAAGAGAAATCGGAGAAGGAAGCTCACTGTCATTGAGGGAAAAGCGAAACCTCAGGGAGAAAGAGCGACGGACGCGTATGAAAGATCTATTTTGTTTACTCTCTTCCCATGTGTCTCCCACTCGTAGG TTACCAGTGCCTCAACTTATTGATGAAGCGACATCATACATGATCAAAATGAAAGAGAATGTAAAGTAtttgaaggagaagaaaaaaacattgttaGGAAGAGAAGTCTGGAAGCGCTCAGAAGGATCGTCGTCTCTTTTGCCAAAACTCAGTATCCATTCAAGGGATTCGATCATAGAGATGAATCTGATTATCGATGTTAACATGAAAAGATTAATGTTACACGAGCTTATGAGAGtt tttgaagaagaaggagCTCAAATTATGACTGCTAGTCTCCAGAACTTGAATGATAGAACTGCTTATACAATCATAGCCCAG GCTGTCATATGCAGGATCGGCATTGATCCATCAAGAATAGAAAATAGAGTGAGGGATATCATCTTTTAA
- the LOC108857221 gene encoding uncharacterized protein At4g28440, with the protein MAEASAALRKPVFTKVNELRPGTNGHSLNVKVVSTKTVMQRGGGGRPSGPQARQMRIAECLVGDETGIIIFTARNDQVDLMKEGKIVTLRNAKIDMYKGSMRLAVDRWGRVEVAEESTDITVKEDNNLSLIEYELVSVEA; encoded by the exons atggCTGAGGCATCAGCTGCTTTGAGGAAGCCTGTGTTCACAAAGGTTAATGAGCTGAGGCCAGGAACCAATGGCCACTCACTCAACGTGAAAGTTGTCAGCACGAAGACGGTGATGCAGAGAGGTGGAGGAGGTCGTCCTAGTGGTCCCCAGGCTCGTCAGATGAGGATTGCTGAATGTTTAGTTGGTGATGAGACTGGTATCATTATCTTTACTGCCAGAAACGATCAAG TGGATTTGATGAAAGAAGGAAAGATAGTGACACTGCGCAATGCAAAGATCGACATGTACAAGGGATCTATGAGGCTTGCTGTTGATAGATGGGGCCGCGTTGAAGTTGCTGAGGAGTCCACTGACATCACTGTCAAGGAAGATAACAATCTTTCGCTCATCGAGTATGAGCTTGTGAGCGTCGAAGCTTGA